The sequence ACCGAACGGGTTATGTTCGGTTTATTTGGTACGGTAGTTAATTATTTAACCGAGAAGTAAACTAAACGACTAAATCTAATTAATTATTTAGTTTTTATTTCCGTTAACTTTATTCCATATTAATGAACAAAAAAACTAAACCTAATCTGGTGCAAATATATCATAGAAAAACCCCTTCACTGGGTGAAACAACCGGGTAAGTTCCATTTCTTCACCACAATACGCGCATGACAAAGGATTTCGCCCCGCCACTTCTTAAAAAAAATCTGCGTATCTCAATCGGTTCACATTACTTACCATCGCATCAACTAAATCAACAGCAATACGGGCTATCACTTCATACCATTTTTTAAAACTCGCTGTTGCTTGTAATCCGTAATACCTTACTCGCTGAAAACCTTTCGGTAGTATATGCTGTACCATTCGACCTATAAATGCCTCAACATCTACGCATTCATATTGAATTGCTTTGGGTGTAGTACTTTTGAATCGACGGGTTTCAAAAAACTGCTAATCATAGCTCCTTTGTTTCGATTGCCTTTTGTGGAAATCCCAATAGTCATTAAAATCTCCACTTGATTTTAAGGACCGTAATTTCAGAATTGCTTCAGCCCCCTGTAAACCCCAAAGTGCTCCTGTAATATCTAACCTATCGTTGATCAGGTGTCGACAAGCTCCTTCAATAACTCCACTCGCAATGGGGTAGCCGTTTTCAAGTGCTTGGCCATACTCTAAACGCGCTTTGTTTTTCAGTAAATAATCTGCACATTTATCAATATTTTCACGCTGAGTTAACCCCAACTTTGTTGCACTAATACGTATTCCCTTGGCCACTTGATTACTGTGACCGTGAAGTATCTTCAGCGCATGCTTCGCTACCCACTTTTCAACGTTTTCATCGCCTTTTTCATAAAAACACCACGCCGCTTTACACACGTATTCAAGTACATGGATAAAATCCATGATGATGCTCGCTTTAATCTGATACTTTTTCATGATCCTATTGATTAATCTTATTTGGTGAGAATGACCGTCAATCAATACAACCCACTGGCGTTGTTGAGTTGGGTCACGCTGTAAAGCTTCTAGAAAACCAGCTTCAATGACATCTTCAGCCGTATTCTCAATACTTGCCCACACCCGCTTATTGCGCTCTGCAACGTTAAGATGATGAACATTACTTTCTTGCGTTTCACTCTTCATAATCACTTCAGGCGTTCGAATATGAGGTAGCGCCGTGTAGACAGCAGCCACTTGTGCCATGCGTTTTCTATCTTTTTTTCTCCTGCACTTAATCGGCTCTTTAGCTTCTTTGATTTTAATTTTAGCTTCTTTGATTTTAATGCGACTTTTTTAGTGCATTCTCGAAGACCTTCTGGTCGCATGACAATACCTTTTCCATGGAATGTTAATACTAACAAGTTGCCTGTTTTCTCAGGCGTTAAGTAACGATTTTGTCGATAAAAATCATCGAAGTCCTGCGCTACGTCTTGAGCTAATTTAAGGCTTTGCCGCTTTGGAATATAACCACCTGTCGTCTGCTTAATTGATTCAACTACTTCATCATAGGACGATTTTCTCGCTTCAATTGCGACTCGTTGGCGTATACCGTCAGAGTATTGATCTGCTGGTAAATTTAGCTGAGCATCTAATGGAAAAACACTTTTATGTAAACGTTGACTGTAGCTTTTACGTTTAACAATAACATCGCCAAAGAGTGTCGTTAGTTTTCGCTTGGTACAATGTTTGGTATGGTTAAGGTGTATGCCTTCATCGGTATACACGTTTGACATGGTTTCTTCACTCGCTGCTCTAAGGTCTAGATAACCTTGGAACAAGCTTCGTAACACCTCAAATCCTTCACTTTGAATATATTGTTCAATATCACCATGCTCATTATCGAAACGCTTATCAGATTGAAGGTACTCGACCATGTGGTGAAGCTGTTTGCTCGCATCACAAAAAATGAAAAGTCAGGGGTATTCAAGTAAGCTACATTCATAGAAGGCCTTTTTTGCTCTTTGTGCTGTGTAAGAACTACATAACTAGCACAAAAAGGCTCTTCTTTCTTCTAAAAAGAATTTAACGTACTAAAATTAAAAGATCTTTCGTCGACTCAAAGGATCTACACCCAATTGATA is a genomic window of Pseudoalteromonas sp. '520P1 No. 423' containing:
- a CDS encoding ISKra4 family transposase, which produces MAQVAAVYTALPHIRTPEVIMKSETQESNVHHLNVAERNKRVWASIENTAEDVIEAGFLEALQRDPTQQRQWVVLIDGHSHQIRLINRIMKKYQIKASIIMDFIHVLEYVCKAAWCFYEKGDENVEKWVAKHALKILHGHSNQVAKGIRISATKLGLTQRENIDKCADYLLKNKARLEYGQALENGYPIASGVIEGACRHLINDRLDITGALWGLQGAEAILKLRSLKSSGDFNDYWDFHKRQSKQRSYD